The DNA segment TCAGAGAGATTACGTAACGGTGTGGGTAACGCGGTACGTTCGCTTGAGCTACCGAGGATTCGGCGAAGTACCTCGTGGCTACTAGTTATTTTTGGCCTCTTGCTGGCAGGCGTTGGTTTCGGTCTAGCTATTGCAGGTCTCCCGTTTTATACGGTGGTTAGCCGCGTTGGTGTTGCTCTGGGGGGTTTCGTGCTCGCTACAGTGTCCTATGTGCTCGCGCGATATCTGCTGAGACGTCAGTGTAATCGACTCGCTCAGCAGTATGAGTCAGCTGCGTTGGATGCGGTCGGTGAGGTTTTTGATCAGAGCATGGTTGTTGGGCCAGCTGCTGTGTTAGAAAAGCATCGGATCACCCGAAAGGCGTTGGAAATTTTTTCGGCCTAAGCCGCTAGTCGTTCTTTTTGGGATAGCGCATGTAACTTGTTCCTTTTAGGTGCGAGTTACATGCGCTTTCCACAGTTTCGCTAGAGTCACTGCGCTGAGATCAGCACTTCCCGAACAATAGTTATTGACCCTATCAATAACGGAAGTTTAAGGACTAACTGATGGCAAACGAAACGAATGTGACTATTCGAGGCTATGTAGGTGCAGCACCGATGGTTTTCACAAACACTGCTGATCAAGAAACTGGCGAAGTGACTGAAACGAAAACGACGGTCATTCGCGTGGGAGTGACATCGCGTTATTATTCGCGTGTTGACCAAGAATTTAAGGATGGCCCCACCGCTTGGTATTCGGTACGTACCTACGGTGCGTTAGCTGTCAATGTTGCCCACAGTGTTTTCAAGGGTAGTCCAGTTTTGGTACGTGGCCGATTAATGGTACGCCAGTACGAAGATAAGGATGGTGTGGTCCGTAGCGAAAATACAGTGATTGCCGATAGTTGCGCTATTGAACTATCGACAGGTCAAGCGATCTTCCACAAGACGTCAGGGGTGCCGTTACAATCGATTCCTGGCGAACCTCGACTGTCTACGGGGCCAGTATCAGATGAGATCGACGACCAATTCACCACCTCTGAAGAAGGGAACAGAAGCGACACAGATACGGCTGGTGTTTTGCAGAAGGTGATGTCTTAGCCTCATACCGATGCTGTGCTTGAGCTCAACGCTCCTAGTCGACTATGGTTGAACTGGTTAACCAGTTCCATTTGCTAGCTATTGGAGAAACGTGGCTGAGTTTATTTACAATATGGTGCGTGCCCGTAAAAAAGTCGGGGACAAACTGATTTTGGACGATGTGACAATGTCGTTCTATCCAGGTGCAAAGATCGGTATGGTCGGCCCTAACGGTGCCGGGAAATCGACGATCTTGAAGATTATGGCCGGTCTTGATGAACCGTCGAACGGAGAAGCGCGGTTGAGCCCGGGCTACTCGGTGGGTATCTTGATGCAGGAACCGCCGTTGAATGAAGAAAAAACTGTCTTGGAGAATGTTCAAGAAGGTGTTGGGGATCTACTGACAAAAGTTCATCGCTTCAACGAAATTGGCATGGAGATGGCTGAGCCAGATGCTGATTTCGACGCATTGATGGAAGAGATGGGCAAGCTTCAGACTGAAATCGATGCTGCCAACGGTTGGGATATCGATGCTCAGCTCGAACAGGCGATGGAAGCACTCCAGTGCCCACCAGGTGATAGCCCGGTGAATGTGCTCTCCGGTGGTGAACGCCGTCGAGTCGCATTGTGTAAGCTCCTTCTCGAAGCTCCTGACTTGTTGCTTCTTGACGAACCAACAAACCATTTGGATGCAGAGTCGGTGCTCTGGCTCGAGCAGCACTTGGCGAAGTACCCAGGCGCAGTTATCGCAGTTACCCACGATCGTTACTTCCTCGACCACGTAGCTCAGTGGATTGCGGAGGTTGACCGTGGGCACCTCTACCCATATGAAGGCAACTACTCAACCTACTTGGAGAAGAAGCAGGAACGTCTCGAAGTCCAGGGCAAGAAGGACGCTAAGCTCAAGAAGCGTTTGGCTGAAGAACTCGAATGGGTGCGTAGTTCAGCTAAAGGCCGTCAAGCAAAGTCCAAGTCCCGTTTGGCTCGCTACGAGGAGATGGCTGCGGAAGCAGATCGCACACGTAAGCTCGATTTCGAAGAGATTCAGATTCCGCCGGGCCCACGTCTAGGAAATGTCGTCCTAGAAGCTACAAATCTCAAGAAGGGCTTCGGCGATCGTGTACTTATCGATAATCTTTCCTTCAGTCTGCCACGTAACGGCATCGTGGGAATTATCGGACCGAACGGCGTTGGAAAAACAACACTGTTTAAGACGATCGTTGGCCTTGAACCACTTGATGATGGAAACCTTAAAATTGGCGAAACTGTCAAACTGAGCTATGTTGACCAGAACCGTGGCGGTATCGACCCAGAGAAGACGCTGTGGGAAGTTGTGTCCGATGGCTTGGATTATATTCAGGTCGGCAACGTGGAAATGCCTTCACGTGCATACGTTTCTGCATTTGGATTTAAGGGTGCAGATCAGCAAAAGAAGGCTGGCGTGCTTTCCGGTGGTGAGCGCAACCGGCTTAACCTCGCCTTGACGCTCAAGCAGGGTGGAAATCTGATTCTACTTGACGAACCAACAAACGATTTGGACGTTGAGACGCTGAGCTCGCTAGAAAATGCGTTGCTCGACTTCGCTGGATGTTCAGTGGTTATTACCCACGATCGGTGGTTCCTTGACCGGGTAGCAACGCATATCCTTGCCTACGAAGGAACGGAAGAAAATCCGTCTAACTGGTACTGGTTCGAAGGTAACTTCGAATCGTATGAGAAGAACAAGATTGCCCGACTAGGTGAGGATGCGGCACGTCCGGGAGCTTCCACCTATCGTAAGCTCACACGCGGTTAATATCGGCAGGGACGAATAGTAAATCCGCTCCACATGGTAATGCTGGTGGCGGGGATCTGGTTCACCAGATCCCCGCCACCAGCATATTGTTCGACAGGTGTGTACCTTATCTAGCTAGTGTGCGCAGTGACCACTCTGGATTTCCTGAGAGTATGAGCGGTAGTCCAAAAAGTGTTGCCGGAATATTGTAGATGAATGGTCAATGAGAGGAAGATAGTTAAGATAGTTCAGAGGACATCCCTCGATCGTGTCATGCCTTCTTGTGCCATTGTGGCAATATGAACACCATGCTGGAAGAATTTTGCCACTGATAGACCTCGTCCACCTTGGGCTGAGGGCGAATCCAGTTCGGCCAGCACCCAGTCAGACATATCAACATTACGATGCCACCAAATCGCATGATCCAATGTAGCTAACGAAATATCGGAACTAAGCCAGAACATGCCATGCCGCCGCATGACAGGTTCGAGCATAAATTGGTCGGTTGCATATGCCAAAAGTGCTCGATGGAGTAGCTGTGGCGCACCTTGGGGTACATCATTTCGAGTTTTAAACCAGATAAGTGTGTGGCTGTCACGTTTGCGAGCAGGTTTGACCCAGATTGGTCCGTCCACGTGGCGCATGTCGATGGCGTTGGTCATATGCATATGTTTCGATGCAGGGTGGGAAAAGCCTGCGAAGAAGTCGACGGACGACTCCAGTTCTTGTGGCTCTGGTGCAACGGGGACCTCGGACGAATGCTCGATACCAGGTTGAATTTCTTGGAAAGATGCGCGACATGACAAGATTGTTTTGCCGAACTGTGAAGCGTGTACGCGCCGCGTAGAAAATGACCGGGAATCATTGACTTCTTCGACATCGAAAGTTATCGGTTCATGCTGGTCTCCTGGGCGCATAAAAGCGGCGGTGATGGAATGTATCTCGCGTTGCGGATAATGTTCCGCAACGCTTGCCCACGCTGCCATGACAGCTTGGCCAAAAACTTGACCGCCATATACCCGGCCGTTAAACTGTGATAAATTTTCACCCACGTAGCTACCCGGTTCACGCACCTGTAAACGGAGCGTGTTGAGGATTGCCGATAAGGGTTCTTCGGGAGTCGAGGGGACTGGAAGATAAGTTGTCATGAAGACCTCCGGGAACGATGATATTTTCATCATACGGCTAAATTAGTACTAGCTCGTAGAACAATTATGTGTATTTTAGCTAAATGCCCTTGTCTTCCCAAGGTCTAATCTTTGCAAATAGTTGCTGTCAGCTACAGAAAATGAATACATT comes from the Arcanobacterium phocisimile genome and includes:
- a CDS encoding acyl-CoA thioesterase; translation: MMKISSFPEVFMTTYLPVPSTPEEPLSAILNTLRLQVREPGSYVGENLSQFNGRVYGGQVFGQAVMAAWASVAEHYPQREIHSITAAFMRPGDQHEPITFDVEEVNDSRSFSTRRVHASQFGKTILSCRASFQEIQPGIEHSSEVPVAPEPQELESSVDFFAGFSHPASKHMHMTNAIDMRHVDGPIWVKPARKRDSHTLIWFKTRNDVPQGAPQLLHRALLAYATDQFMLEPVMRRHGMFWLSSDISLATLDHAIWWHRNVDMSDWVLAELDSPSAQGGRGLSVAKFFQHGVHIATMAQEGMTRSRDVL
- a CDS encoding single-stranded DNA-binding protein; this translates as MANETNVTIRGYVGAAPMVFTNTADQETGEVTETKTTVIRVGVTSRYYSRVDQEFKDGPTAWYSVRTYGALAVNVAHSVFKGSPVLVRGRLMVRQYEDKDGVVRSENTVIADSCAIELSTGQAIFHKTSGVPLQSIPGEPRLSTGPVSDEIDDQFTTSEEGNRSDTDTAGVLQKVMS
- the ettA gene encoding energy-dependent translational throttle protein EttA, whose product is MAEFIYNMVRARKKVGDKLILDDVTMSFYPGAKIGMVGPNGAGKSTILKIMAGLDEPSNGEARLSPGYSVGILMQEPPLNEEKTVLENVQEGVGDLLTKVHRFNEIGMEMAEPDADFDALMEEMGKLQTEIDAANGWDIDAQLEQAMEALQCPPGDSPVNVLSGGERRRVALCKLLLEAPDLLLLDEPTNHLDAESVLWLEQHLAKYPGAVIAVTHDRYFLDHVAQWIAEVDRGHLYPYEGNYSTYLEKKQERLEVQGKKDAKLKKRLAEELEWVRSSAKGRQAKSKSRLARYEEMAAEADRTRKLDFEEIQIPPGPRLGNVVLEATNLKKGFGDRVLIDNLSFSLPRNGIVGIIGPNGVGKTTLFKTIVGLEPLDDGNLKIGETVKLSYVDQNRGGIDPEKTLWEVVSDGLDYIQVGNVEMPSRAYVSAFGFKGADQQKKAGVLSGGERNRLNLALTLKQGGNLILLDEPTNDLDVETLSSLENALLDFAGCSVVITHDRWFLDRVATHILAYEGTEENPSNWYWFEGNFESYEKNKIARLGEDAARPGASTYRKLTRG